Below is a genomic region from Laspinema palackyanum D2c.
TAACCTGGCAACGATAAAAAATTACTGGTATTTGTTCTCAATAAACAAAATTGAGCTGATTTAATGGTATCAGAAAATCGGACAGAAGTGCTGGTATTAAAGTTTTGTTAACAATCCCGAAAACCCTTGCTAAAATCCAGACAAAGTTTTATTCTAAGACTAAAGAGTTTTATCCAGGGTGAACTTTTAGTCCTCAAGCCATCGGCGATAACGGATTGAAAAATACCCGGGGCTAGGGGAGGAAAGGGAATGGTCAGTCAAACGGCAACCACTGGAACCGGAACTGTTAAATTAGTTCAGGCAGTTGAGGGCTGTGTGCAATTGCGCGCAGGGGATAGCACGGGTATTCTTTACCTGAATCTGCTCGGGCAACAGGTGGGACAAGAACCGGGAATCGTGGCGGTTTCTACGGAGGAAAAAACGGGGGATTTAATTATTGTCTTCAATCCTCATGTTATTCCCCTGATTCAGGTGATAGAAATGCTGCAAGGGTGGGGAATTTCTGGGATAAAAAGCGACCAGGACCCGGTAAAGCAAGTGGGGAATTTTCTACTCCATCATCAAGAATTGGAGACATTAGCCCCGATGATTGCCGGGATGTTGGTGACTCAGACGCTGAAACTGCGGGGGGGATGGGCGTTACTGGGGAATGTGATAGCGGCGAGTGTGACACGACAGGCGATCGCCCAATTGGAGCAAAACTCCACCGATGCTGCTGTGGTAAGGGTTCCCTCCGTGGCAACTCCGGCAGCAACTGCCCCTCAATCAGCGGTGAAAGCGCCATCCGGGATGGGAGTCGAAATCGTTCATGCCATTCCAG
It encodes:
- a CDS encoding HMA2 domain-containing protein, whose amino-acid sequence is MVSQTATTGTGTVKLVQAVEGCVQLRAGDSTGILYLNLLGQQVGQEPGIVAVSTEEKTGDLIIVFNPHVIPLIQVIEMLQGWGISGIKSDQDPVKQVGNFLLHHQELETLAPMIAGMLVTQTLKLRGGWALLGNVIAASVTRQAIAQLEQNSTDAAVVRVPSVATPAATAPQSAVKAPSGMGVEIVHAIPGRVRLRLPKIAQDSTCASRLQTAISAQPEVTEIRLNPLTASIVVQYEIAAGLDESWRSHLVEMIQEAIADSLPQETPTLERNSLEEPDYPEETPGVAEVEPERILAQDADEDALNYFNPCFARAFVNAMMNRFMGASV